The Minwuia thermotolerans DNA window GAAGAGCAGCGTCATGGGGTAGTAGCGGACATGGAAGCGCTGCCAGGCATGCGTCTCGGGCGTGCCGCCCCCAAGCCACGGCGCGCGGCCGGGGTCGGTCAGCCCCGCCCGGCCTCCGACCTTCTGCAGCGCCAGCGCCAGACCCACCGCCACGGCGACCAGCACGGCAGGCCCAAGGAGGGTTTCCATCGGCTTCCCTCGTTATTGGTTGTTGCAGTTACAGCTAGGTGGCGCCCTGCCAAATGCCAACGCCGTCCGGACGAAACGACGCGAGAACAGCGGGAACGTCTAACAATGACCTTGACCTTCCATCAGGAGGAAGGTGTGAATTCCGTTTATGTCGTTAGTGTTTTACAGTGTGCCAACGGGATGAATTAGCCGTGTGTTATCGTTCACATCCGTTTGACTTGATTGCCCGAGCCGTGCGGGGTTCGCTTCCCCGATGATGCGCTGGTGGCGAAATATTCGTCGTTACGTCGCTGCGGCCGTGCTCTGTCTGCTGCTCGCGCCACTGGCGTTCGGCGGCGTGGAAACGGCATTCGCCGCTCACGCGGGCCACGATGCCGGCGGCGTCGCCTCGGCGCCGAATGATCACATGGCCATAGATCACGGTGAACTGCCCTGTTCGCTAGTCTTGGCCTGTGATCACGGCCATTGCGCCAGCATGGCTCTGGCGTCACCGGCTCCCTCGCACGCCTGGCGCGGGGACACCTGCCAGCCCGGACCGGTGGCCGTTTTCGACGGTCGCGAACTGCGGCCCGTTCCGCCACCTCCGAAACGCATCTCCTGAACCGATCACCGTCCGCCGGTATCCGGCGGCCATGACTTTCCGGCGTCCGCGAGACCACGCGTGCGCCCGTTCAGGAGAACTGTCTCATGACTACCATCAGGAATCTGCGTTTCATCGCCGTTGCGGCCGGCGCCGCACTGGGAATCGCCGCGAGCCATCCCGCACTGGCCGCCGGAAACCACGACGGGGGGCACGGCCACAAGCAAGAGAAGGCCGAAGGCGGCCACGGTCACGGCGAGCATGGCAAAGGTGAACGCCGCTCGATCGGCCACGCCGGCGACCCGGCGAATGCCGACCGCACGGTCGAGATCACGATGCTCGACAACAGTTTCGAGCCGGAGAAGCTGACGATCGAGGAGGGCCAGACAGTCCGCTTCGTGGTCACCAACAAGGGCGAACTGGTTCACGAGTTCAACATCGCCACCGCGGCCATGCATTCGTCCCATCAGGCCGAGATGATGGAGATGATGCAGAAGGGCGTGCTGGGCGCGGACAGGATCCATCACGACAAGATGGGCGAGCACGGCATGCGCCACGATCACGCCAACAGCATCCTGCTGGAGCCGGGCGAGAGCGGTGAGGTCGTCTGGACCTTCGACACGGACGCCGAACTGGAATTCGCCTGCAATGTACCCGGGCATTACGAATCCGGCATGAAGGGCCCGATCCGGCTGCACCAATGATCGCTCTTCATCCGAAACAGGGAACACAACACATGCGCAATTTCGCAATCGCGCTCGCCGCGGCAACGCTCGTCCTGGGCGCCGGCGCCGGCGCCGTCTCGGCGGGCGAGTACGAGATCACCGTCGACCGGGTCGGGATCGACACCGGAGATTTCACCCGCACGGGTGTCGGTTTCAACGGGGCCAGCCCCGGGCCTGTCCTCCGGTTCAGGGAGGGCGAGGACGTGACCATCAGAGTCACCAACAACCTCACCGAAAG harbors:
- a CDS encoding cupredoxin domain-containing protein, translated to MTTIRNLRFIAVAAGAALGIAASHPALAAGNHDGGHGHKQEKAEGGHGHGEHGKGERRSIGHAGDPANADRTVEITMLDNSFEPEKLTIEEGQTVRFVVTNKGELVHEFNIATAAMHSSHQAEMMEMMQKGVLGADRIHHDKMGEHGMRHDHANSILLEPGESGEVVWTFDTDAELEFACNVPGHYESGMKGPIRLHQ